One Campylobacterota bacterium DNA segment encodes these proteins:
- a CDS encoding DUF502 domain-containing protein: MRATLRTKIQQLLRYIFVGGLSMFPLILVLIVVNFIKDLGISAFSSLHQYTHSFGVTVALIVIVIVLFAVLGYSIEKYGRSMFVSIIDSLFERIPAIRSVYSVSKKLATMLSGGEDGGKKEVVLVEYPKEAVWVPAYLLNRQGNICVLFIPTSPNPTSGYTVIVDEKLTIKTTLTLQEASSFIISMGADFPKKEEIAEKLNVR; this comes from the coding sequence ATGCGCGCGACCCTTCGAACCAAAATCCAGCAGCTGCTCCGCTACATCTTTGTCGGCGGGCTTTCGATGTTCCCGCTGATCCTGGTGCTCATCGTCGTCAATTTCATCAAGGATCTGGGAATAAGCGCGTTTTCTTCGCTTCACCAGTACACCCATTCGTTCGGCGTGACCGTCGCGCTGATCGTCATCGTGATCGTTTTGTTCGCGGTGCTGGGGTATTCGATCGAAAAATACGGCCGTTCGATGTTCGTCTCCATCATCGACAGCCTGTTCGAGAGAATCCCGGCGATCCGATCGGTCTACTCGGTCTCCAAAAAACTGGCAACCATGCTCTCCGGCGGCGAAGACGGGGGAAAAAAGGAAGTGGTGCTCGTCGAATATCCCAAAGAAGCAGTCTGGGTACCGGCCTACCTGCTCAACCGCCAGGGGAACATCTGCGTTCTGTTCATCCCCACGTCGCCCAATCCTACAAGCGGTTACACGGTGATTGTGGACGAGAAGCTGACGATCAAAACGACCCTGACCCTTCAGGAAGCGTCGTCGTTCATTATCAGCATGGGGGCCGATTTCCCCAAAAAAGAGGAGATCGCCGAAAAACTCAACGTCCGCTGA
- the ung gene encoding uracil-DNA glycosylase, which translates to MALDPQIHESWKEALKEEFAHSYMGELKTFLLEEKTFHTIYPRGSEIFNAFNSTPFERVKAVILGQDPYHGPGQAHGLSFSVRHGVALPPSLQNIFKELVDDIGCGYPQSGDLTHWAQEGVLLLNTLLTVRAGEAFSHKERGWERFTDRVIQTLSQRREHIVFILWGAPAGKKAALMDGNKHCILRAPHPSPLSAYRGFFGSKPFSRTNEYLIRNGITPIDWRL; encoded by the coding sequence ATGGCACTCGATCCCCAAATCCACGAGAGCTGGAAAGAGGCACTCAAAGAGGAATTCGCCCACAGCTATATGGGCGAGCTGAAAACTTTTCTGCTCGAGGAAAAAACGTTTCATACGATCTATCCGCGCGGGAGCGAGATATTCAACGCGTTTAATTCCACCCCATTTGAGCGGGTCAAAGCGGTCATCTTGGGACAAGACCCGTATCACGGGCCGGGACAGGCTCACGGCTTGTCGTTTTCCGTCCGTCACGGTGTGGCCCTGCCGCCGTCACTGCAAAACATTTTCAAAGAGCTGGTGGACGATATCGGCTGCGGGTATCCCCAGAGCGGGGATCTGACCCACTGGGCGCAAGAGGGGGTGTTGCTGCTCAATACTCTCCTCACCGTCCGCGCGGGGGAAGCGTTTTCGCATAAAGAGCGGGGGTGGGAACGTTTTACCGACCGTGTGATACAAACCCTCAGCCAAAGACGCGAGCACATCGTGTTTATCCTCTGGGGTGCACCGGCGGGGAAAAAAGCGGCTCTGATGGATGGGAACAAACACTGTATCCTGCGCGCGCCTCACCCTTCTCCGCTCTCGGCTTACAGGGGTTTTTTCGGTTCCAAGCCCTTTAGCCGCACAAACGAGTACCTGATCCGAAACGGCATCACCCCGATCGACTGGCGTCTTTAA
- a CDS encoding trypsin-like peptidase domain-containing protein: MNLATQKMVERTIESIVQVTTPYGSGSGFVCDGLIVTNSHVVGGLKEVLISTETLPKTIGTVVYDDPAYDLAFVRSPLPLVCEHPLSLSLEQVHDGDSVIAIGHPYGLNYSTTEGIVSKAARLQGEVEYIQFDAAINPGNSGGPLLNENTEVIGVNTFIIQNSNNLGFALPAYLLHEALVQFKTEAQENVIRCVSCKNLIREETIRNDYCPKCGTKLEVAKRRREGYKPTGVVALVETILQNLGVNVTLSRRSQRSWRSETGTTRIDINYYDNGIVIADSPLCRIPQENIDALYDFLLEENGLLQRLQFSINENTVFLSYIVVDSSLTLHHGTEALEKLYREAPRYQKLLIERFKALEPKYDEFE, encoded by the coding sequence ATGAATCTCGCTACCCAGAAGATGGTGGAGAGAACCATCGAGAGCATCGTTCAGGTGACCACCCCCTACGGAAGCGGAAGCGGCTTCGTATGCGACGGACTGATCGTCACCAATTCACACGTCGTCGGGGGGCTCAAGGAGGTGCTCATCAGCACCGAAACGCTTCCCAAAACAATCGGAACCGTCGTTTATGACGATCCCGCGTACGATCTGGCATTTGTCCGTTCCCCCCTTCCCCTGGTCTGCGAGCACCCTCTGAGCCTCAGCCTCGAACAGGTCCATGACGGCGACAGCGTCATCGCGATCGGCCATCCCTACGGCCTGAATTATTCCACCACCGAGGGGATCGTCTCCAAAGCCGCACGGCTGCAGGGTGAAGTCGAATACATCCAGTTCGACGCCGCGATCAATCCGGGCAACAGCGGAGGGCCGCTGTTGAACGAAAATACCGAAGTGATCGGCGTCAACACTTTCATCATCCAGAATTCGAACAATCTGGGGTTCGCGCTCCCCGCTTACCTGTTGCACGAAGCACTGGTCCAGTTCAAAACGGAAGCTCAAGAGAACGTCATCCGCTGCGTATCGTGCAAAAACCTGATCCGCGAAGAGACGATACGCAACGACTACTGCCCCAAATGCGGTACCAAGCTCGAAGTGGCCAAGCGACGCCGAGAGGGGTACAAGCCGACCGGCGTCGTGGCGCTCGTGGAGACGATCCTCCAAAACCTGGGGGTCAACGTCACCCTCTCCCGGCGCAGCCAGCGAAGCTGGCGGAGCGAAACCGGAACGACCCGGATCGACATCAACTATTACGACAACGGGATCGTCATCGCCGACTCCCCCCTTTGCCGTATCCCGCAGGAAAACATCGACGCACTCTACGATTTTTTGCTGGAGGAGAACGGTCTTTTACAACGGCTGCAGTTCTCGATCAACGAGAACACGGTTTTCCTCTCCTACATCGTCGTCGATTCTTCGCTCACCCTGCACCATGGGACCGAAGCGCTCGAAAAGCTTTATCGCGAAGCGCCCCGCTACCAGAAACTTCTCATCGAACGCTTCAAAGCCCTCGAACCCAAATACGACGAATTCGAATAA
- a CDS encoding J domain-containing protein, producing the protein MSKSLYATLEVSPGASEAEIKKAYRKLARQYHPDVNKDPKAEEKFKEINAAYEVLSDKEKRAKYDQYGDAMFGGQNFHDFARGQGANVDLDDILRNIFGQGGGFGGGGFGGGFGGFGGGFGGGFGGMNLDIDANVTVPFAVAVLGGKHTISLSGESFDIKIPAGIKSGEKLRVRGKGKRGGGQVGDLYLRIDVAPNPEYEREGDNLVKTFNVPLYAALFGGKVSVQTLEKEVTLKVPENTKNGQRFRLKEMGVTNRQSGVRGDLYLKANIVLPPLEKIDPELVEQMKKSLPQE; encoded by the coding sequence ATGTCAAAAAGTTTGTATGCCACACTCGAAGTTTCACCCGGAGCCAGCGAAGCGGAGATCAAAAAAGCGTACCGGAAGCTTGCGCGCCAGTACCATCCCGACGTTAACAAAGACCCGAAAGCCGAGGAGAAGTTCAAAGAGATCAATGCCGCCTATGAAGTGCTCAGCGACAAAGAAAAACGGGCCAAGTACGATCAGTACGGTGATGCCATGTTCGGTGGCCAGAATTTTCACGATTTCGCCCGCGGTCAGGGCGCCAATGTCGATCTTGACGACATCCTGCGCAACATTTTCGGACAGGGCGGCGGTTTCGGCGGCGGCGGTTTCGGGGGAGGTTTCGGCGGATTTGGCGGCGGTTTCGGGGGAGGTTTCGGCGGCATGAACCTCGACATCGATGCCAACGTAACGGTTCCTTTCGCGGTTGCGGTTCTCGGCGGCAAACATACGATCAGCCTCTCGGGAGAAAGTTTCGACATCAAGATTCCCGCCGGGATCAAAAGCGGTGAAAAATTGCGCGTGCGCGGCAAGGGCAAACGGGGAGGAGGCCAGGTCGGTGATCTGTACCTGCGCATCGACGTCGCCCCCAATCCCGAATATGAACGCGAAGGGGACAACCTGGTCAAAACGTTCAACGTACCTCTCTATGCGGCATTGTTCGGCGGGAAGGTGAGCGTCCAGACGCTGGAAAAAGAGGTGACGCTCAAAGTGCCCGAAAACACCAAAAACGGCCAACGGTTCCGTCTGAAAGAGATGGGGGTCACAAACCGCCAAAGCGGCGTCCGCGGCGATCTGTACCTCAAAGCCAACATTGTCCTCCCCCCGCTGGAGAAAATCGATCCCGAGCTTGTCGAACAGATGAAAAAATCGCTTCCGCAGGAGTAG
- the purH gene encoding bifunctional phosphoribosylaminoimidazolecarboxamide formyltransferase/IMP cyclohydrolase, producing the protein MKRALLSVSDKTNIALFAKSLIGLGYQIISTGGTYKLLREEGIDAIEIDEVTKFPECFEGRVKTLNPYIHGGILHRRDKQSHLDQAKELGVEAIDLVCVNLYPFKATIEKTDDFEEIIENIDIGGPAMVRSAAKNFDSVVIVTDPSDYSLVLNAIENGLNSVEFRRDLMIKAYEHTAAYDSMIANYMNKRFNNGMGAKQFIVGNKVMDTRYGENPHQKGALYEFDAFFSRNFKTLKGEASFNNLTDISGAVKIAAAFGNENAICIVKHGNPCGFAIRDNLLDAYTEALKCDPVSAFGGVVAVNGVVTKELAEKMNEMFLEVIIAGRIDDEARAVFEPKKRLKLFEYGADRIILSNDPVDFKHIDGGFVFQDADRVAEDEVKNAKLVTKHTASAQEIKDAEIAYKVASLTKSNCVVYVKNGAMVAVGMGMTSRVDAARCALKKAEEMGLDVSGSALASEAFFPFRDSIDAAAGAGVKTVIQPGGSVRDDEVIAAADEHGMALYFTGIRHFLH; encoded by the coding sequence ATGAAGCGCGCTTTGCTCAGTGTAAGCGACAAAACCAATATCGCTCTGTTCGCGAAATCCCTGATCGGACTGGGATATCAGATCATTTCGACGGGAGGAACGTACAAGCTTCTTCGCGAAGAGGGGATCGATGCGATCGAAATCGATGAGGTGACCAAATTCCCCGAATGTTTCGAGGGACGGGTTAAAACCCTCAACCCCTACATCCACGGGGGAATCCTCCACCGCCGTGACAAGCAGTCGCACCTTGACCAGGCCAAAGAGCTGGGTGTCGAGGCGATCGACCTGGTGTGCGTCAACCTCTACCCCTTCAAAGCGACGATCGAAAAAACCGACGATTTTGAAGAGATCATCGAAAATATCGACATCGGCGGACCCGCGATGGTCCGTTCCGCGGCCAAAAATTTCGACAGCGTCGTGATCGTGACCGATCCATCGGATTATTCGCTCGTGCTCAACGCCATCGAAAACGGCCTCAACAGTGTCGAGTTCCGCCGCGATCTGATGATCAAAGCTTACGAGCATACCGCCGCTTACGACAGCATGATCGCCAACTATATGAACAAGCGCTTCAACAACGGCATGGGAGCCAAGCAGTTCATTGTCGGAAACAAGGTGATGGATACCCGATACGGCGAAAACCCGCATCAGAAAGGGGCCCTGTACGAATTCGACGCGTTTTTCAGCCGCAACTTCAAAACCCTCAAAGGGGAAGCGAGTTTCAACAACCTCACCGATATCAGCGGCGCGGTCAAAATCGCCGCGGCGTTCGGGAATGAAAACGCGATCTGTATCGTCAAACACGGTAACCCCTGCGGTTTCGCGATCCGCGACAACCTGCTGGACGCTTATACCGAAGCGCTTAAATGCGATCCCGTTTCCGCCTTCGGCGGTGTCGTCGCGGTGAACGGCGTCGTGACCAAGGAACTCGCCGAAAAAATGAACGAGATGTTTCTTGAGGTAATCATCGCCGGGCGCATCGACGACGAAGCGCGCGCGGTATTCGAACCGAAAAAACGGCTCAAACTCTTCGAATACGGTGCGGATCGGATCATCCTGAGCAACGACCCGGTCGATTTCAAACACATCGACGGCGGATTCGTCTTCCAGGATGCGGACAGGGTTGCTGAGGATGAGGTGAAAAACGCCAAACTCGTCACCAAGCACACTGCGAGTGCCCAGGAGATCAAAGACGCCGAAATCGCCTACAAAGTGGCCTCTTTGACGAAATCAAACTGCGTCGTTTACGTTAAAAACGGCGCGATGGTCGCGGTAGGAATGGGGATGACTTCCCGTGTCGACGCGGCCCGCTGCGCCCTCAAAAAAGCCGAAGAGATGGGTCTGGACGTGAGCGGATCGGCGCTGGCCAGCGAAGCATTCTTCCCGTTCCGCGATTCGATCGACGCGGCGGCGGGCGCGGGGGTCAAAACCGTCATCCAGCCGGGCGGTTCCGTTCGCGATGACGAAGTCATCGCCGCCGCCGACGAGCACGGTATGGCCCTTTATTTTACCGGCATCCGCCATTTCCTCCACTAA
- a CDS encoding CHAD domain-containing protein: MRLNVLTRYLTYQLYHASTLLGVLMQSRQSGDVHDFRIAIRRVRSVTALFLSKSVPFPPELKAAVKSTNAIRELDVLIESLKPKRYPKTCRTLSLLRSRYADATLSPEFKAQTLNAIRNHYDTLCDADPDISSAHLIDTVERYYASALSDYASIGPKTSQKELHRLRVRFKNARYGLEFLAAAELREEHRKIAECKKIQNRLGRVQDAYNQVEWLKKVYKRSPSSETAELLRERKKELKALKDASRSG; the protein is encoded by the coding sequence ATGCGACTGAATGTACTGACCCGCTATCTGACGTATCAGCTCTATCACGCCAGCACACTCCTGGGTGTGCTGATGCAAAGCCGCCAAAGCGGAGACGTCCACGATTTCAGAATTGCGATACGCCGTGTCCGTTCGGTCACGGCCCTCTTCCTCAGCAAAAGCGTCCCCTTCCCCCCCGAACTCAAAGCGGCCGTCAAATCGACGAATGCGATCCGTGAACTCGACGTCCTGATCGAATCCCTCAAACCCAAACGTTACCCAAAAACCTGCCGGACGCTCTCCCTGCTGCGGAGCAGATACGCCGACGCGACGTTGAGCCCCGAATTCAAAGCGCAGACGCTTAATGCGATACGAAATCACTATGACACCCTGTGCGACGCCGACCCCGACATCTCCTCCGCGCACCTGATCGATACCGTCGAGCGCTATTACGCTTCGGCACTCTCCGATTACGCGTCGATCGGGCCGAAGACTTCCCAAAAAGAGCTCCACCGTTTGCGGGTGCGCTTCAAAAACGCCCGTTACGGCCTCGAATTTCTCGCCGCCGCGGAACTCCGAGAAGAGCACCGGAAAATTGCCGAATGCAAAAAGATACAAAACCGGCTGGGGAGAGTTCAGGATGCCTACAATCAGGTCGAATGGCTGAAAAAAGTGTACAAACGTTCTCCTTCCTCCGAAACCGCCGAATTGCTGCGGGAGCGGAAAAAGGAGCTCAAAGCGCTTAAAGACGCCAGTCGATCGGGGTGA
- a CDS encoding helix-turn-helix transcriptional regulator gives MHHYDEPVYMISIVAKILDIHPQTLRQYERENLISPSRSDGRIRLYSQRDIEKIKTILRLTRELGVNLAGVDVVMRLKDKMEAMEQEMAEMRMELSRLRNSTTVPPEKSLVAKRSIYEMVIFEDDILK, from the coding sequence ATGCACCACTACGACGAACCCGTATACATGATCAGCATCGTTGCCAAAATCCTCGATATTCATCCGCAGACGCTGCGGCAGTACGAGCGGGAAAATCTCATTTCCCCCTCGCGCTCGGACGGACGGATCCGGCTGTATTCGCAGCGTGACATCGAAAAGATCAAAACGATCCTGCGCCTGACCCGCGAACTGGGCGTCAACCTCGCCGGGGTCGACGTAGTGATGCGGCTGAAAGACAAAATGGAAGCGATGGAGCAGGAGATGGCCGAGATGCGCATGGAGCTTTCCCGCCTTCGCAACAGCACCACGGTCCCTCCTGAAAAATCGCTCGTGGCCAAACGGAGCATTTACGAGATGGTCATTTTCGAAGACGACATTCTCAAATAA
- a CDS encoding endonuclease/exonuclease/phosphatase family protein encodes MKLLVLLLFFYALLGGTEVKIASYNVENLFDMNDDGNEYEQYIPNTSWGWNEEMYRIKLHNTAQVIRDIGADVIGLQEIESETALKALKTELKRQGLYYPYHAFARAKNTTVATALLSRYPIKSALSHSVSSHRAYRDILEVKLDIEGKSLRVFVNHWKSKSGPESMRILSAKALKKRLAALEKNEPFVLLGDFNSDYEEYRTFLRSRKHNDTGGITGINHILGTVDADNNPITYHSLKTCRECLYNLWYEVDGSERWSHEFRGNSEALDNMIISPALADGKGIEYVRGSFKRFEKPYLFYKGKPYRWQQSRKKPRHHMGEGYSDHLPIAAVFKL; translated from the coding sequence ATGAAGCTGCTGGTTCTGTTGCTCTTTTTTTACGCTCTGCTGGGAGGTACCGAAGTGAAGATCGCATCCTATAACGTCGAAAACCTGTTCGACATGAACGATGACGGAAACGAGTACGAGCAATACATTCCCAACACCTCGTGGGGGTGGAACGAGGAGATGTACCGCATCAAACTTCACAATACCGCTCAGGTAATCCGTGACATCGGCGCCGACGTCATCGGACTGCAGGAGATCGAATCCGAAACCGCCCTCAAAGCACTCAAAACCGAACTGAAGCGTCAGGGACTCTATTATCCTTACCACGCGTTTGCACGGGCTAAAAATACCACCGTCGCTACCGCGTTGCTGAGCCGTTACCCCATCAAAAGCGCCCTCAGCCATTCGGTCAGTTCCCACCGCGCCTATCGGGACATCCTCGAGGTCAAACTCGACATTGAAGGCAAAAGCCTGCGGGTATTCGTCAACCACTGGAAATCCAAAAGCGGTCCGGAGAGCATGCGGATCCTGAGTGCCAAAGCACTCAAAAAACGCCTCGCCGCCCTGGAGAAAAACGAACCCTTCGTACTGCTGGGCGATTTCAACTCCGACTATGAGGAGTACCGTACTTTCCTCCGCAGCCGAAAACACAACGATACGGGGGGGATTACGGGGATCAACCACATTCTCGGAACGGTTGACGCCGACAACAATCCGATCACCTACCATTCGCTCAAAACGTGCAGGGAGTGTCTCTACAACCTCTGGTATGAAGTGGACGGTTCGGAGCGCTGGAGCCATGAATTCCGCGGCAACAGCGAAGCGCTCGACAATATGATCATCTCTCCCGCGCTGGCGGACGGGAAGGGGATCGAATACGTTCGCGGCAGTTTCAAACGTTTTGAGAAACCCTATCTTTTTTACAAAGGCAAACCCTACCGCTGGCAACAGTCCCGAAAAAAACCCCGCCACCATATGGGTGAGGGATATTCCGATCACCTTCCGATCGCGGCGGTCTTTAAACTGTAA
- a CDS encoding DNA-deoxyinosine glycosylase — protein sequence MTPQRHPFEPIIDDRTRVLFLGSFPSIASFEQSFYYAHPRNAFWPIMESIFGVALPSGEAKKAFCLEKGIGLWDVVGSCVRSNSSDTNLKNCLPNDFVALLSRYPDIRAIGCTGKKSFDLFMKYYGDIGIRVIQLPSTSPAHASMKRGEKERLYREFLEKNGIL from the coding sequence ATGACCCCGCAACGCCACCCCTTTGAGCCGATCATCGATGACCGTACGCGCGTTTTGTTTTTGGGGAGTTTCCCCAGTATCGCATCGTTCGAGCAGTCGTTTTATTACGCCCATCCCCGCAACGCTTTCTGGCCGATCATGGAGAGTATCTTCGGCGTCGCGCTCCCCTCCGGCGAAGCCAAAAAGGCGTTTTGCCTTGAAAAAGGGATCGGATTATGGGACGTGGTCGGCAGCTGCGTCCGAAGCAATTCAAGCGATACCAATCTGAAAAACTGCCTCCCCAACGATTTCGTCGCCCTGCTGAGCCGATATCCCGATATCCGAGCGATCGGATGTACGGGGAAAAAAAGCTTCGATCTGTTTATGAAATATTACGGCGACATCGGGATAAGGGTGATACAGCTCCCCTCCACCTCGCCGGCCCACGCGTCGATGAAAAGGGGAGAAAAAGAGAGACTTTACCGAGAATTCCTCGAAAAAAACGGCATTCTCTAG
- a CDS encoding serine hydrolase has product MIKRFSTLLFTFSLALYGDINKAELNKLEVEALIVKDLSAKQTLYAKEPFKEVQPASLTKVMTAILAIERGNLAQPVTITREMTRVEPTIAGYRRGDVIRLEDLIKAAMIKSDNDAAKAIAITVGGSEERFVEMMNAKARAIGMKHTRFSNPCGYDTKGHYSTPKDLLKMTEYAIQNRKFNEISKMNEHRYRALNKKREFYAYTHNRLLNRYQYAVGVKTGYTAKAGPCLIARAKKDGKDCVIVMMNAKGDRWKTAKSIFEQVLNS; this is encoded by the coding sequence ATGATCAAACGTTTTAGCACCCTCTTATTTACTTTTTCACTCGCCCTCTACGGCGATATCAACAAAGCCGAACTGAACAAACTCGAAGTCGAGGCACTTATCGTCAAGGATCTCAGCGCCAAACAGACTCTTTATGCCAAGGAACCGTTCAAAGAAGTCCAGCCTGCCAGCCTGACCAAGGTAATGACGGCGATCCTGGCAATCGAGCGGGGGAATCTCGCGCAGCCCGTTACGATCACGCGGGAGATGACGCGGGTCGAACCGACGATCGCGGGGTACCGGAGAGGGGATGTGATCCGGCTCGAAGATCTCATCAAGGCGGCGATGATCAAATCGGACAACGACGCGGCCAAAGCGATCGCGATCACCGTCGGGGGGAGCGAAGAGCGGTTCGTCGAGATGATGAACGCCAAAGCCCGGGCGATCGGGATGAAACACACCCGTTTCAGCAACCCTTGCGGATACGATACGAAAGGGCACTATTCGACCCCTAAAGACCTCCTTAAAATGACCGAATACGCGATCCAGAACCGTAAGTTCAACGAAATCAGCAAAATGAACGAGCACCGCTACCGCGCGCTGAACAAAAAACGGGAGTTTTACGCCTACACCCACAACCGCCTGCTCAACCGCTACCAGTACGCCGTCGGGGTCAAGACGGGGTATACCGCCAAAGCCGGGCCGTGTCTCATCGCCCGGGCGAAAAAAGACGGTAAAGACTGCGTGATCGTCATGATGAATGCGAAAGGGGACCGTTGGAAAACGGCCAAATCGATTTTTGAACAGGTCCTCAACAGCTAG
- a CDS encoding M3 family metallopeptidase, producing MTPFNDFKLNLDTFIDDLNALIAQNRHTVEELLDVPVKTYANFVRPFDFMEEELELLFTPLSHINAVKNSEATQKIYAEALPILTEYSTYVGQNLGLYEAFKQIKAAEYDVLDPEQQRLLDLNILHFELAGAHLDETAKARLAEINLRKSTLTNDFSQNLLDATNAYEKIITDEADVEGIPESDLENARFEEEGVVKYRFTLQMPSYIAYMTYGPNRAVREELYRAYTTRAPQNGTIIDELLSLRQESAALLGFDNYAQYSLASKMAPDTDAVFKFLHELIDASRPQAEQEIAELREIAGGIELQSYDTAFYGEILKKARYDIDEEEYRPYFEQRSVMEGMFAFLHDLFGIRFVKIDIPLWDEKASAYDIYENDRLFARVYFDLEARKHKRGGAWMHNFESHCEDPQGNTRLSSAFVVCNFPPSGDTSPSLLRHDDVVTLFHEMGHTLHHLLSRVRERGVSGVSGVEWDAVEFPSQFLENFAYEPKVLKLFARHHESGEVLDDEMIAKLIRAKNFQSALFMLRQLEFALFDFELHSRLYQGDEIQSLLDRVRERTSLIRPPSYNKFQNGFSHIFSGGYSAGYYSYKWAEVLSADAYYAIVDEGIFGSELARRYKEVILAKGGSRSMQELFVEMMGRECETKHLLRLSGIE from the coding sequence ATGACCCCCTTTAACGATTTCAAGCTGAACCTGGATACCTTTATCGACGATCTCAACGCGCTGATCGCGCAAAACCGCCACACCGTCGAAGAGCTGCTGGATGTTCCCGTAAAGACGTACGCCAACTTCGTGCGCCCCTTCGATTTTATGGAAGAAGAACTCGAGCTGCTCTTTACCCCCCTCTCCCACATCAATGCCGTCAAAAACTCCGAAGCGACCCAAAAAATTTACGCCGAAGCGCTGCCGATTCTGACGGAATATTCGACCTATGTGGGGCAAAACCTGGGCCTCTACGAAGCGTTTAAACAGATCAAGGCCGCCGAATACGACGTTCTCGACCCCGAACAACAGCGCCTGCTCGATCTGAACATCCTCCATTTCGAACTTGCCGGCGCCCACCTTGACGAGACGGCCAAAGCCCGTCTCGCCGAAATCAATCTCCGCAAAAGCACCCTGACGAACGACTTTTCGCAAAACCTCCTTGACGCGACCAACGCCTATGAGAAAATCATCACCGACGAAGCCGACGTGGAGGGGATCCCCGAAAGTGACCTCGAAAACGCCCGCTTCGAAGAAGAGGGGGTCGTCAAATACCGTTTTACGCTCCAGATGCCCTCTTACATCGCCTACATGACCTACGGCCCCAACCGCGCGGTGCGAGAAGAGCTCTACCGGGCCTATACGACGCGCGCGCCGCAAAACGGGACGATCATCGACGAGCTTCTCTCATTGCGCCAGGAGAGCGCGGCGCTGCTCGGATTCGACAATTACGCCCAGTATTCCCTGGCTTCCAAAATGGCCCCCGATACGGATGCCGTTTTCAAATTCCTCCACGAACTGATCGACGCGTCTCGCCCACAGGCGGAGCAGGAGATTGCCGAACTCCGCGAGATCGCCGGGGGGATCGAGCTGCAAAGCTACGACACCGCCTTTTACGGCGAAATTCTCAAAAAAGCGCGCTACGACATCGACGAGGAGGAGTATCGCCCCTATTTCGAACAACGCTCGGTCATGGAAGGGATGTTCGCCTTTTTGCACGACCTCTTCGGCATCCGTTTCGTCAAGATCGATATCCCTCTGTGGGACGAGAAGGCCAGCGCCTACGACATCTATGAAAACGACCGCCTGTTCGCGCGGGTCTACTTCGATCTCGAAGCCCGGAAACACAAACGCGGCGGTGCCTGGATGCACAATTTTGAAAGCCATTGCGAAGACCCGCAGGGCAATACCCGTCTCTCGAGCGCTTTCGTCGTCTGCAACTTCCCCCCCTCAGGCGACACCTCCCCTTCGCTGCTGCGCCATGACGACGTCGTCACCCTTTTCCACGAAATGGGCCATACCCTCCACCACCTCCTCAGCCGCGTCCGCGAGCGCGGGGTGAGCGGAGTGAGCGGCGTCGAATGGGATGCGGTCGAGTTTCCCTCGCAGTTTCTGGAAAATTTCGCCTACGAGCCCAAAGTGCTCAAACTTTTCGCCCGGCACCATGAAAGCGGGGAGGTTCTCGACGATGAAATGATCGCCAAGCTGATCCGCGCCAAAAACTTCCAAAGCGCTCTTTTCATGCTCCGCCAGCTCGAATTTGCCCTTTTTGATTTCGAACTCCATTCGCGCCTCTATCAGGGGGACGAGATTCAGAGCCTTCTTGACCGGGTTCGAGAGCGGACGTCGCTGATCCGCCCGCCTTCCTACAACAAATTCCAAAACGGGTTTTCCCATATTTTCAGCGGCGGTTACAGTGCCGGATACTACAGCTACAAATGGGCTGAAGTTCTCAGTGCCGACGCCTATTACGCGATCGTGGACGAAGGGATTTTCGGTTCCGAACTCGCCCGGCGGTACAAAGAGGTGATACTCGCCAAAGGGGGAAGCCGAAGCATGCAGGAGCTCTTTGTCGAAATGATGGGGCGCGAATGCGAGACGAAACATCTGTTGCGCCTCAGCGGGATCGAATGA